In a single window of the Tellurirhabdus bombi genome:
- a CDS encoding DUF3267 domain-containing protein encodes MIRPTQNLTMSSFNAQIYGFLAFLVGFPALLAPFYWMWGLDKSRLMSSPTMYVLIIVVLFAGVVLHELIHGLTAIWHGGVSWRQVKFGVQWKSLTPYCHSVVPMRAGQYRLVVLMPLIVMGLAPYAAALFFNNIGLLAFGTFFTLAAAGDLMIIWLMRNLRSDEQVQDHPTKVGLLITA; translated from the coding sequence ATGATACGCCCGACACAAAACCTGACCATGTCCTCATTTAACGCCCAGATTTACGGATTCCTCGCTTTTCTGGTTGGTTTTCCTGCGCTTCTAGCCCCTTTTTACTGGATGTGGGGATTGGATAAGTCACGGCTTATGTCCTCGCCAACGATGTACGTGTTAATCATCGTTGTTCTGTTTGCCGGTGTTGTTCTCCACGAATTAATTCACGGTCTGACCGCAATCTGGCACGGTGGAGTTTCCTGGCGGCAGGTTAAATTTGGCGTACAATGGAAAAGCCTTACGCCCTACTGCCATAGCGTTGTGCCGATGCGGGCAGGTCAATACCGCCTGGTTGTGTTAATGCCGCTGATTGTGATGGGCCTCGCTCCGTATGCCGCCGCTTTGTTTTTCAATAACATCGGTTTGCTGGCGTTTGGGACTTTCTTCACCCTGGCCGCCGCGGGTGACCTAATGATCATCTGGCTTATGCGTAATTTACGTTCAGATGAGCAGGTGCAGGATCACCCTACAAAAGTTGGCCTACTGATTACTGCCTGA
- a CDS encoding YdeI/OmpD-associated family protein → MTPTFFTTQSELRAWFMENHEKETELLVGFYKVGAGKASITWSESVDEAICFGWIDGVRRSIDETSYMIRFTPRKAKSIWSAVNIKKVQDLSSLGLMAPAGLAAFEKREESKSKVYSFEQDSVQLDAIAEATFRQNEAAWTWFNTQAPSYRKAAIWWVMSAKQEVTKQKRLTELIQDSEERVRLKQFSRTTASK, encoded by the coding sequence CCAACGTTTTTTACTACCCAGTCGGAATTGAGGGCGTGGTTTATGGAAAATCACGAGAAGGAAACGGAATTATTGGTTGGATTCTATAAAGTTGGGGCGGGAAAAGCCAGTATAACCTGGTCGGAGTCCGTTGACGAAGCCATCTGTTTCGGGTGGATTGACGGTGTTCGGAGATCCATTGATGAAACCAGTTACATGATTCGGTTTACACCGCGTAAAGCGAAAAGCATCTGGAGCGCCGTTAACATCAAGAAGGTGCAAGATCTTTCCAGTCTGGGACTTATGGCTCCGGCGGGACTAGCTGCTTTTGAAAAGCGGGAAGAATCAAAGTCGAAAGTATATTCTTTTGAGCAGGATTCCGTTCAACTGGATGCAATTGCGGAGGCTACTTTTCGGCAAAATGAGGCGGCGTGGACCTGGTTTAACACCCAGGCCCCATCGTACCGGAAAGCGGCTATCTGGTGGGTAATGAGTGCCAAACAGGAAGTAACGAAACAAAAGCGACTGACCGAACTGATTCAGGATTCGGAGGAACGCGTCCGGCTTAAACAGTTCAGTCGGACTACCGCTTCTAAGTAG